The Leptospira andrefontaineae genome has a segment encoding these proteins:
- a CDS encoding enoyl-CoA hydratase/isomerase family protein, whose protein sequence is MDYKHLSLENRNGLLIVLLNRPESNNALNIRIRDELESVFSESKKDPKIRGILLGANGKNFCSGYDLEEVVETKLGSFRHRILEYHYELYSFPKPLVCVLKGFCSAGGFDLALSGDYILAEKKTFLFRPEIRFGGPPLITTLARKVGPTKALTLTLLGDPLRSQEALELGIIDEVVTEGDSITKGLKVLEKLSQWDPQIIRAEKEISNNFFQGNLYENLKKEFDLFKEFLENPDFLKIVSEYAKSIKQKV, encoded by the coding sequence ATGGATTATAAACATCTGAGTCTGGAAAACCGAAACGGATTGCTGATCGTACTTCTAAACCGTCCGGAATCCAATAATGCTTTAAACATAAGGATACGAGACGAATTAGAATCTGTTTTTTCAGAATCCAAAAAAGATCCTAAGATCAGAGGAATACTTTTAGGAGCAAATGGTAAAAACTTCTGCAGCGGTTATGATCTGGAAGAAGTAGTCGAGACAAAACTAGGATCGTTCCGTCACCGTATTTTAGAATATCATTATGAACTTTACTCTTTTCCAAAACCTTTAGTATGTGTACTAAAAGGTTTTTGTTCTGCAGGAGGTTTTGATCTAGCACTTTCCGGAGATTATATTCTTGCAGAAAAGAAAACATTCTTATTCAGACCTGAGATTCGTTTTGGTGGTCCTCCTTTGATCACTACTTTAGCTCGAAAAGTAGGCCCAACAAAAGCATTAACTCTAACATTACTCGGAGATCCTCTTCGTTCCCAAGAAGCATTAGAATTAGGGATTATAGACGAAGTCGTTACAGAAGGTGATTCAATCACAAAAGGCCTAAAAGTATTGGAGAAACTTTCCCAATGGGATCCGCAAATTATCCGCGCAGAAAAAGAGATTTCGAATAATTTTTTCCAAGGAAACCTTTACGAAAATTTAAAAAAGGAATTCGATCTATTCAAAGAATTTTTAGAAAACCCGGACTTTCTAAAAATTGTTTCAGAATATGCAAAATCTATAAAACAGAAAGTTTGA
- a CDS encoding OmpP1/FadL family transporter, with amino-acid sequence MLFGSRVRKKFSLFSLAIISFLTPKLEAVGLFQPSHNARYGGMGGVNLAIGGSPMDIGTNPANLSLKNRKELEFGISLPYIRTVYKDKFSDPDPNLYYENSESYNVLAPLPYFAIRIPISEKWTYGGGIYIPGGGNGEVSGLTRITPNGQSLNDWSGMKLPSPIGDSKRIQESYSSTFYLVKSTHALSYKIGGLSIALGVEGIYSRQIAYQKFHDITGNIEVPGQGFDYKSKNAYALGGIFGTTYQITDTLKIAYSYQTSAKIPLDGSMQVGPYPSRTGVSATFAVPERYGLGFSYGTDTFKIGVDALYYNYASYTSTYKQTLAAPVFPTAFGQTNVIPQNLAYHDSWALGIGGEWIVNDWTYRLGARHNSGVLRSEGTNALQAGIMVQDLVSGGFGYSTGKWKFDFTLLYYLPVKVYNGGSADWNFNHAAFSKEDIRVNEFKHSLRSDIPAILLGASYSFD; translated from the coding sequence ATGCTTTTTGGATCTAGAGTTCGTAAAAAATTCTCCCTATTTTCCTTGGCTATAATTTCTTTCCTAACACCCAAGTTAGAGGCTGTTGGACTTTTTCAACCTTCACATAATGCGAGATATGGCGGCATGGGAGGAGTAAATTTAGCGATAGGCGGATCTCCAATGGACATAGGGACCAATCCGGCTAACTTAAGTCTCAAAAATCGAAAAGAGTTGGAGTTTGGAATTTCCTTACCGTACATTCGCACAGTATACAAAGACAAGTTTTCAGATCCGGACCCAAATCTTTATTATGAAAACTCTGAATCCTATAACGTGCTCGCTCCACTTCCCTATTTCGCGATCAGAATTCCAATCAGCGAAAAATGGACTTACGGAGGAGGGATTTATATACCAGGAGGCGGGAATGGAGAAGTTTCCGGACTCACTAGGATCACACCTAACGGCCAAAGTTTGAACGATTGGTCAGGGATGAAACTTCCAAGTCCGATAGGAGATTCTAAAAGAATACAGGAAAGTTACTCTTCAACTTTTTATCTGGTTAAATCCACTCATGCACTTTCTTATAAGATCGGTGGACTTTCTATCGCGTTAGGAGTAGAAGGAATTTATTCCAGACAGATCGCTTACCAAAAGTTCCATGATATTACAGGGAATATCGAAGTTCCGGGCCAAGGTTTTGATTACAAAAGCAAAAATGCATATGCACTCGGCGGCATTTTCGGAACTACTTATCAGATCACAGATACATTAAAAATTGCTTATTCTTACCAAACTTCTGCAAAAATCCCTTTGGATGGAAGTATGCAAGTTGGTCCTTATCCGAGCCGCACCGGAGTTTCCGCTACATTTGCGGTTCCGGAAAGATATGGTTTAGGTTTTTCTTATGGAACAGATACATTCAAGATCGGAGTAGATGCATTATATTATAATTATGCTTCTTATACATCTACTTATAAACAAACATTAGCGGCTCCGGTTTTCCCGACCGCATTCGGACAAACGAATGTGATCCCTCAGAATTTAGCATATCATGATTCTTGGGCCTTAGGAATCGGAGGAGAATGGATCGTAAACGATTGGACCTACAGATTAGGCGCAAGGCATAACTCTGGAGTTTTAAGATCAGAAGGAACGAATGCATTACAAGCAGGTATCATGGTCCAAGATCTGGTATCCGGAGGATTCGGATATTCAACGGGAAAATGGAAATTCGATTTTACTCTTCTATATTATCTTCCGGTAAAAGTTTATAACGGAGGTTCTGCAGATTGGAACTTCAATCATGCTGCATTCTCCAAAGAAGATATCCGAGTGAATGAATTCAAACATTCATTAAGATCGGATATCCCTGCAATATTATTAGGGGCCAGCTATTCTTTTGATTAA
- a CDS encoding MBL fold metallo-hydrolase: MFGKKAQKVTIYTSFVLFGLFLLVLCQTACLSSFGGNPSGPRLEKMKTSKMFHDGKFENDPFVPMMSSGDYIGVLKRQFFGSELRTPPSPIPVQKPDLKTFSDPVSPGLRAIWFGHSSVLVEIDGIRIFTDPVFSKKVSPFESIGPGRLFPLPLELSELPNIDAVVISHDHYDHLDMITAQFLAKKGTKYFVPLGIGAHLESWGIPENQIIELDWWQKGNIKNIEIICTPAVHYSGRGLFNGKSTLWSSWSLIGPKHKFFHSGDTGYSSHFTEIGKKLGPFDLTSIKVGAYDWTWEGIHMNPESAVQAHLDLKGKTMLPVHWATFNLAIHSWDEPILRTKQGADQNGVRLATPKPGEWLDLQKDLIPEPWWEKVK, encoded by the coding sequence ATGTTCGGAAAAAAAGCACAGAAAGTTACGATTTATACTTCTTTCGTTCTATTTGGTTTATTCTTATTGGTTTTATGCCAAACAGCTTGTTTGAGTTCCTTTGGAGGAAATCCGAGCGGCCCTAGATTGGAAAAAATGAAAACATCCAAGATGTTTCACGACGGAAAGTTTGAAAATGATCCTTTCGTTCCTATGATGAGTTCTGGAGATTATATCGGGGTCTTAAAAAGGCAATTTTTCGGTTCGGAACTGAGAACCCCTCCTTCTCCAATCCCAGTTCAAAAACCCGACTTAAAAACTTTTTCGGATCCTGTATCACCTGGACTCAGAGCGATTTGGTTTGGACATTCTTCCGTATTGGTTGAAATAGACGGGATACGCATATTCACCGATCCGGTTTTTTCTAAGAAAGTTTCTCCTTTTGAAAGTATAGGTCCCGGGAGGCTTTTTCCTTTGCCGTTGGAATTATCAGAACTTCCTAATATAGATGCAGTTGTGATCTCTCACGATCATTACGATCATCTGGACATGATAACAGCCCAATTTTTAGCGAAGAAGGGTACAAAATATTTTGTGCCATTAGGCATTGGTGCTCATTTAGAATCCTGGGGAATTCCGGAAAATCAGATTATAGAGTTGGATTGGTGGCAAAAAGGAAACATTAAGAATATTGAAATTATCTGCACACCTGCGGTCCATTATTCAGGAAGAGGATTATTCAATGGTAAGTCTACTCTTTGGTCTTCTTGGAGTTTAATCGGACCCAAACATAAATTTTTCCATAGTGGAGATACAGGTTATTCTTCTCATTTTACGGAGATAGGTAAAAAATTGGGGCCTTTCGATCTGACTTCTATAAAGGTAGGAGCATACGATTGGACCTGGGAAGGAATTCATATGAATCCTGAAAGTGCTGTCCAAGCTCATTTAGATCTGAAAGGTAAAACTATGCTCCCTGTACATTGGGCAACTTTCAATCTGGCGATTCATTCTTGGGACGAACCTATTTTAAGAACAAAACAAGGAGCGGATCAAAATGGAGTTCGTTTGGCTACTCCTAAACCGGGTGAATGGTTAGATCTACAAAAAGATCTGATTCCTGAACCTTGGTGGGAGAAGGTAAAATAG
- a CDS encoding oxygenase MpaB family protein — translation MNSSELRALRKETDPLADEIVTKYFTESAFDREKTMLFFDALSKNSDPIPAGLPDYLEKYFYETEDLPSWADKNKIAKGEQLFSTYGPQILMMLCVKSLPMAYSCGDGAQVLYKTGRLIEQNGVIDGVNRRLMETTQFVISVAQENGLGPQGKGIRTAQKVRLMHASIRYFLGKGKDWDPAWGQPINQEDMAGTLQSFSSLVVEGLGQSSLKLSQEEKDAYIHLWRVVGHFIGVKPELCPEGYDVAYSLGESIFNDQQKPSDAGKILAKSLLDFMEYMLPGNLFDSLPLFFLQTYMGQKTSEVLGLGWPPKNPLGYFMERIFKDVDSHVDDDEGFGKLVAYFASKLLFSMDHFYYGGKKARFWIPPSLRENWRL, via the coding sequence ATGAATTCGAGCGAGTTACGTGCATTACGAAAAGAAACTGATCCATTGGCGGATGAAATAGTCACAAAATATTTTACTGAATCCGCTTTTGATAGAGAAAAAACGATGCTCTTTTTCGATGCACTTTCCAAGAACTCGGATCCGATCCCTGCCGGCCTACCTGACTATCTTGAAAAATATTTTTATGAGACGGAAGATCTTCCTTCTTGGGCGGATAAGAATAAGATCGCAAAAGGAGAGCAATTATTCTCCACTTATGGTCCTCAGATCTTAATGATGCTTTGTGTTAAGTCTCTTCCTATGGCATATTCTTGTGGGGATGGGGCGCAGGTACTTTACAAAACTGGAAGATTAATAGAACAGAATGGTGTAATAGACGGAGTCAATCGAAGGCTAATGGAAACGACTCAGTTTGTGATCTCTGTCGCTCAGGAAAATGGATTGGGACCTCAAGGTAAAGGGATACGCACCGCTCAAAAAGTAAGATTAATGCATGCTTCCATACGTTATTTTCTTGGGAAAGGAAAAGACTGGGACCCTGCTTGGGGACAGCCAATTAATCAAGAAGATATGGCCGGTACTTTACAATCGTTCTCGAGTCTAGTGGTTGAAGGTCTAGGACAATCCTCTTTAAAACTTAGTCAGGAAGAAAAAGACGCATACATTCATCTATGGAGAGTAGTGGGGCATTTTATTGGAGTAAAACCCGAACTTTGTCCCGAGGGATATGATGTCGCATATTCTTTAGGTGAGTCCATATTTAATGACCAACAAAAACCTTCGGATGCCGGCAAGATACTTGCAAAATCTCTGTTGGACTTTATGGAATACATGCTTCCCGGAAATTTATTCGATAGTCTTCCATTATTTTTTCTGCAAACGTATATGGGACAAAAAACAAGTGAGGTGCTTGGGTTAGGGTGGCCTCCTAAAAATCCTTTGGGTTATTTTATGGAAAGGATCTTTAAGGATGTAGATTCCCATGTAGACGATGATGAGGGCTTCGGAAAGTTAGTCGCTTATTTTGCTTCCAAACTTCTTTTTTCTATGGATCATTTTTATTACGGCGGAAAAAAAGCAAGATTCTGGATCCCGCCTTCATTAAGAGAGAATTGGAGACTATAA
- a CDS encoding trifunctional serine/threonine-protein kinase/ATP-binding protein/SpoIIE family protein phosphatase — protein METTQDLSTDRVPYELGELLYEDNFSQTYRGKFGRTREPKIIRVQKPEGKETSSMYFLNEFELGKLVNDPGILKPEDMFENSDGICLVYENIPSKLLHQSLAGSISLETFLEIALAITENLAKLHSFGIVHNQISPRAFFYNPDTGETKLAWLGGASLLLSEKGSYAPLRYTFDILPYCSPENTGRLNRPVDFRSDAYSLGALFYKMISGTPPFETEDPLEMVHYHIARSPVSLVKKREDVPTAISTLVDKLLSKMPEERYFSLENLIYDLKSIKDSLKSKRKLSEFVPGVYERKVGFRDSPRIYDRDRERKEIESGIVNVTNGKRSAIFIGGKSGTGKTALVEDAITYLDIYSVVLLRGKFEEDKKEIPYYAFRQIMDDLLRRILQKKEEEIILLKNFIKETLGDNIEILTQFLPDLGKTLGIEIPVKTNKRQKDEKILFAVALKFLTLCFDRKNPAIILVDDLQWADSASLALLEFILNSEDWEGLLFVLTSRSEDADFFPNINVKQSSIGLDLREIRLTPLNEHSVFKYISDSIHVSAEDANRLAEVLVSKTGGNPLFLHQFLRSLYEEGCLSFDPKTAYHRVDWDTLLQRAVTDNVLDLFLDKVGKLPDETLEVLRVGACIGAKFDLKDMYDFFKTRPGVLSRGIREAIREGIVFYRESGNMLFPALQYISQRKIEESGMYSSLSNVQFHFSHDRMIQSILDATDSAEKARIHNTLAKLLIDREKTSGGSEQILDIANHLLRSRELYTNGQENEDFFHYTILAGNSAKSGAAYESSYSFFSLLASQLKDSYWQKDRKNAIHILKSLAESAYYLSRREEAEKIVSNLLSKLNSPSEKADVYLMQLEVMNVFNDLDSASKIGIKALQSLGIGFKEKPGFLAVFGEVLKMVFYSRGRSPEKLVNAKDSKDPYKAEALNILVNLLNYGKHMDMKVMAYIYLKLINLTLKEGNAPFSFFGYAGFGSILLSINGNFQQSMRYWTLAEKILKKFKSDELYGRFVFGRTILLDYFMYPFRSIVDYTEEAFHKCMQYGDYLWAAFALFSQNTNQLYSAENSISYREKIRENLERGSKLNYDILMIMLHSSDSYLDRLEGKSTETVRYKDNLYTDQEFESKILESAGNGTANSWYATLFGSLAYLSGYYLEAERIFKKYHPDLEKSRIMFIYSEYRFYRSLGLLKLRKKKLKLTEKFFFRYSLYLFKLWSKIYPPSFQLFYFVLAGLYEDYAGRKENASEFFDMAMQQIESEPNDFRKAVIYQHIAEWSIKQGRTSYGKFLMQNAVRLYGSWGAKSIVNLLRDEYGELLRPQGAPKRSVEKILADSMLSTSFNLDLRTVLKASQSISGVIELGELLRQLIRTIMENAAATRGFLILPQNKELFLMAGSDIEEPGFLPKPISLDEAGHLLPLEVVYFCFRSGQKVLISDAAKDSFYSVNPYIKRSKPKSLLCMPITKQGRTLCVLYLENRLTAGIFDEHRLEILEILSAQAAISLENAKLYEDITRMNSELERKVNERTEELARSLSIIRKDMLYSQKIQRSILPELKNIPGLRYSVNYLPMDEVGGDFYDICKLSNGRYRFFLADATGHGVQAALVTMAIKGEYESLKSSLEKPGEILSGLNNSILNKYKTLYFTGAICDVDLSEKKVYFASAGHISQFLVRSYQTEEMPKTGAILGFVKDYPYRTEEYKIESGDRIFLFSDGIYEQFDEDKLEYGEERFVHSIRTNAQFEPQIQAERILSDLQNFISKSSIQDDITLLILDID, from the coding sequence TTGGAAACTACTCAGGATTTGTCCACAGACAGAGTTCCTTATGAATTAGGGGAATTATTGTACGAGGACAATTTTTCTCAAACGTATAGAGGGAAATTCGGTAGGACCAGAGAACCAAAGATCATTCGAGTACAAAAACCGGAGGGGAAGGAAACCTCTTCGATGTATTTCTTGAATGAATTCGAATTGGGAAAACTGGTTAACGATCCTGGTATTCTCAAACCGGAAGATATGTTCGAAAATTCGGACGGTATCTGTTTGGTGTACGAAAATATTCCTTCTAAACTTCTTCATCAAAGTTTGGCAGGATCTATTTCTCTAGAAACTTTTTTAGAAATAGCATTAGCGATCACGGAGAATCTTGCAAAATTACATTCTTTCGGAATTGTTCATAATCAAATTTCTCCACGAGCATTTTTCTATAATCCGGATACTGGAGAGACAAAACTTGCTTGGTTGGGAGGAGCCTCTCTTCTTCTTTCCGAAAAAGGAAGTTATGCGCCTCTTAGATATACATTCGATATTCTACCTTATTGTTCTCCTGAAAATACAGGTAGACTGAATCGCCCCGTTGATTTTCGTTCAGATGCATATTCTTTAGGTGCATTATTCTATAAGATGATTTCCGGGACTCCTCCGTTTGAAACGGAAGATCCTTTGGAGATGGTTCATTATCATATCGCAAGATCGCCGGTTTCTTTAGTGAAGAAGAGGGAAGATGTTCCTACTGCAATCTCTACCTTAGTGGACAAATTACTTTCTAAGATGCCGGAAGAGAGATATTTCTCTTTGGAAAATCTGATATATGATCTGAAGAGTATTAAAGATTCCTTAAAGTCCAAACGTAAATTATCCGAGTTTGTGCCGGGAGTTTATGAAAGAAAAGTAGGTTTTAGGGATTCTCCCCGTATCTATGATAGGGATAGAGAAAGAAAAGAGATCGAATCCGGAATAGTAAATGTAACTAACGGAAAAAGGTCCGCGATCTTCATCGGAGGAAAGTCAGGCACAGGAAAAACCGCTCTAGTAGAAGACGCGATCACTTATCTGGATATTTATTCAGTAGTTCTATTGCGTGGTAAGTTTGAAGAAGATAAAAAAGAAATCCCATATTACGCATTTCGACAGATCATGGATGATCTTTTAAGAAGGATCCTTCAGAAAAAAGAAGAAGAGATCATTCTACTTAAGAATTTTATAAAGGAAACGCTTGGAGATAATATCGAGATCTTGACCCAATTCTTGCCCGATTTGGGAAAAACATTAGGGATCGAGATACCTGTAAAAACAAATAAGAGGCAGAAGGATGAAAAGATCCTATTTGCAGTCGCTCTTAAATTCCTAACTCTTTGTTTTGATCGAAAAAATCCCGCAATCATTCTTGTGGATGATCTTCAATGGGCAGATTCTGCTTCTCTTGCTTTGCTCGAATTCATTTTGAATAGTGAAGACTGGGAAGGATTATTATTCGTTCTCACAAGTCGTTCAGAAGATGCGGACTTCTTCCCGAATATAAATGTAAAACAAAGCTCTATAGGATTGGATTTGAGAGAGATACGACTCACTCCTCTAAACGAGCATAGCGTTTTTAAATATATTTCAGATAGTATTCATGTTTCTGCAGAGGATGCGAATCGATTGGCAGAAGTTCTTGTCTCCAAAACGGGAGGGAACCCTTTATTTTTACACCAGTTCCTAAGATCCTTATATGAAGAAGGTTGCCTGAGCTTTGATCCAAAGACCGCTTATCACAGAGTGGACTGGGACACACTTTTACAAAGAGCGGTTACGGATAACGTTCTGGATCTATTTTTGGATAAGGTGGGCAAACTTCCGGATGAAACTCTTGAGGTTTTAAGGGTAGGAGCCTGTATCGGTGCAAAATTCGATCTGAAAGATATGTATGATTTTTTCAAAACAAGGCCCGGGGTCTTGTCTAGAGGAATTCGAGAAGCGATTAGAGAAGGGATCGTATTCTATAGAGAATCTGGAAATATGTTGTTCCCGGCTCTTCAGTATATCTCTCAAAGGAAGATAGAAGAATCCGGAATGTATTCTTCTCTTTCGAATGTGCAGTTCCACTTTTCTCATGATAGAATGATCCAAAGTATTTTGGATGCAACTGATTCCGCAGAAAAAGCCAGGATCCATAATACACTTGCGAAATTATTAATAGACCGCGAAAAAACTTCAGGTGGGTCCGAACAGATCCTGGATATTGCAAATCATCTTTTGAGATCTAGGGAATTGTATACAAACGGACAGGAGAATGAAGACTTCTTTCATTACACAATACTCGCTGGAAATTCCGCGAAATCCGGAGCTGCTTACGAATCTTCTTATTCATTTTTCAGTCTGCTTGCTTCTCAACTCAAGGACTCTTATTGGCAGAAGGATCGAAAGAATGCGATCCATATATTAAAGTCTCTTGCAGAATCGGCGTACTATCTTTCCAGAAGGGAAGAAGCGGAGAAGATCGTATCTAATCTACTTTCTAAACTCAATAGCCCATCTGAAAAGGCGGACGTTTATCTAATGCAATTGGAAGTGATGAACGTTTTTAACGATTTAGATTCTGCATCTAAGATCGGGATCAAGGCGTTACAATCACTCGGGATAGGTTTCAAGGAGAAGCCAGGATTTTTAGCCGTATTCGGTGAAGTACTGAAGATGGTCTTTTACAGTAGAGGAAGATCTCCTGAAAAATTAGTAAACGCAAAAGATAGTAAAGATCCTTATAAAGCGGAAGCATTAAACATATTAGTCAACCTTCTAAACTATGGAAAACATATGGATATGAAGGTGATGGCTTATATTTATTTAAAGCTTATCAACCTTACTTTAAAAGAAGGAAATGCACCGTTCAGCTTTTTCGGTTACGCAGGATTCGGTTCTATTCTTCTCTCCATTAACGGAAATTTCCAGCAGTCTATGAGGTATTGGACTCTTGCCGAAAAGATATTAAAAAAATTTAAATCGGATGAACTTTACGGAAGATTTGTGTTCGGTCGGACAATTCTTCTGGATTATTTCATGTATCCTTTCCGTTCCATAGTGGATTACACGGAAGAGGCATTTCACAAATGTATGCAGTATGGGGATTATCTCTGGGCTGCATTCGCACTTTTTTCTCAAAATACAAACCAATTATATTCCGCAGAAAACTCGATTTCCTATAGAGAGAAGATCAGAGAAAATTTAGAAAGGGGTTCCAAGCTAAATTACGATATTCTGATGATCATGTTACATTCTTCCGATTCTTATTTGGATCGTTTAGAGGGAAAATCCACTGAAACTGTCCGATATAAGGACAATTTATACACCGATCAGGAATTCGAATCTAAGATTCTGGAGTCAGCAGGAAATGGGACTGCTAATTCTTGGTACGCGACCTTATTCGGATCTCTCGCATATTTATCAGGTTACTATTTGGAAGCGGAGAGAATTTTCAAAAAATATCATCCGGATCTGGAAAAATCGAGGATCATGTTTATCTATTCTGAATATAGATTTTATAGATCCTTGGGACTTTTGAAATTACGTAAAAAGAAGTTAAAACTGACCGAAAAATTCTTCTTTAGATATTCATTATATTTATTTAAACTTTGGTCAAAGATCTATCCGCCTAGTTTCCAATTATTCTATTTTGTGTTGGCTGGACTTTACGAAGATTACGCCGGGAGAAAGGAGAATGCGTCCGAGTTCTTCGATATGGCGATGCAGCAGATAGAATCAGAACCAAATGATTTCAGAAAGGCTGTGATATACCAACATATCGCTGAATGGAGTATAAAGCAGGGTAGGACCTCCTACGGAAAGTTTTTAATGCAGAATGCGGTCAGGCTTTACGGATCTTGGGGCGCTAAATCCATTGTGAACTTGCTCAGGGATGAATACGGAGAATTACTTCGTCCTCAAGGAGCTCCTAAACGTTCTGTAGAAAAAATTCTGGCAGATTCTATGCTTTCCACATCTTTCAATTTGGATTTAAGAACCGTACTTAAAGCCTCTCAAAGTATTTCAGGTGTGATCGAACTGGGAGAATTACTCAGACAGCTTATCCGTACGATCATGGAGAATGCCGCAGCAACTAGAGGTTTCTTAATTCTTCCTCAAAACAAAGAATTATTTCTGATGGCAGGTTCGGATATAGAAGAGCCTGGATTTTTACCTAAGCCTATCTCATTGGATGAGGCAGGACATCTTCTTCCGTTAGAAGTGGTATATTTCTGTTTTCGTTCCGGACAGAAGGTTTTGATCTCAGATGCAGCAAAGGATTCTTTTTATTCTGTAAATCCTTATATTAAAAGAAGTAAGCCTAAATCTTTGTTATGTATGCCGATCACAAAACAAGGAAGAACATTATGTGTTCTTTATTTAGAAAATCGACTTACCGCAGGGATTTTCGACGAGCATAGATTAGAAATTTTAGAAATACTTTCGGCACAGGCGGCTATTTCGTTAGAGAATGCGAAATTATATGAAGATATTACTCGTATGAACTCCGAACTGGAAAGAAAAGTAAATGAAAGGACGGAAGAATTAGCTAGATCTCTTTCTATTATCAGAAAGGATATGTTGTATTCTCAAAAAATCCAGAGAAGTATCCTTCCTGAGCTTAAAAATATTCCCGGGCTTAGATATTCCGTAAATTATCTCCCAATGGACGAAGTGGGAGGGGACTTCTACGACATATGCAAATTAAGTAATGGAAGATATAGATTTTTCTTGGCCGATGCGACAGGTCATGGGGTCCAAGCTGCGCTAGTCACCATGGCAATTAAGGGCGAATATGAAAGTTTGAAATCTTCTTTGGAGAAACCGGGAGAAATACTTTCCGGATTAAATAATTCTATTTTAAATAAATATAAAACACTCTATTTTACTGGAGCGATCTGCGATGTGGATCTATCCGAGAAAAAAGTATATTTTGCCTCTGCAGGTCATATCTCCCAATTTTTAGTACGTTCTTATCAAACGGAAGAGATGCCTAAGACAGGTGCCATTTTAGGATTTGTAAAAGATTATCCATATAGAACAGAAGAATATAAAATAGAATCGGGAGACCGGATCTTTCTCTTTTCGGATGGGATCTATGAACAATTTGATGAGGATAAATTAGAGTACGGAGAAGAAAGATTTGTGCATTCTATACGCACGAATGCTCAGTTCGAACCTCAGATCCAAGCGGAAAGAATACTTTCCGATCTACAAAACTTCATTTCTAAAAGTTCGATCCAGGATGATATTACTCTTTTGATCTTAGATATAGATTGA
- a CDS encoding haloalkane dehalogenase: MQTYLETPSECFSSLKDYPFSPNYISVGEFKMHYVDEGPKDAKETVLLLHGEPSWSYLYRKMIFPLSEKGYRVIAPDLIGFGKSDKPTDLKTYTYKNHVDWLKNLITGLDLKNITLFCQDWGGLLGLRAVAELDSRFARVCAANTFLPTGDIPPKEDFLKWLRFSQEVSKLPVGKIIQNGCVSKLSPDIIHAYDSPYPDESYKAGARKFPTLVPISPDNPETERNRQAWMFYKNFKKPFITMFSDSDPITKGGDIFFRRTIPGAKGQKHTVIQGAGHFLQEEKGELLADLLSEFIQNNP, from the coding sequence ATGCAAACTTATTTAGAAACTCCCTCCGAATGTTTTTCTAGTCTAAAGGATTATCCTTTTTCTCCTAATTATATCTCTGTAGGAGAATTCAAAATGCATTATGTGGATGAGGGTCCTAAGGATGCAAAGGAAACGGTTTTATTATTACATGGAGAGCCAAGTTGGTCTTATCTTTATAGAAAGATGATCTTTCCTTTATCAGAAAAAGGTTATAGAGTAATCGCACCGGATCTGATCGGTTTTGGAAAATCGGATAAACCGACAGATCTAAAAACGTATACATATAAGAATCATGTGGACTGGCTGAAAAATCTGATTACCGGTCTGGATTTAAAAAATATCACACTATTTTGCCAAGATTGGGGAGGGCTATTAGGTTTAAGAGCAGTAGCAGAATTGGATTCTCGTTTTGCAAGAGTATGTGCTGCGAATACTTTTTTACCTACTGGAGATATTCCTCCTAAGGAAGATTTTTTGAAATGGCTTCGTTTTTCCCAAGAAGTGAGTAAACTTCCTGTTGGAAAGATCATCCAAAACGGATGTGTAAGCAAATTAAGTCCGGATATTATTCACGCTTATGATTCTCCTTATCCGGACGAATCCTATAAAGCAGGAGCTAGAAAATTTCCTACTCTGGTCCCAATCTCTCCTGATAATCCTGAAACGGAAAGAAATCGCCAGGCTTGGATGTTTTATAAAAATTTCAAAAAACCTTTTATCACTATGTTCAGTGATTCAGATCCGATCACTAAAGGTGGGGATATATTTTTTAGAAGGACTATCCCAGGTGCGAAAGGACAAAAACATACAGTGATCCAAGGAGCTGGACATTTTTTGCAAGAAGAGAAGGGAGAACTACTCGCGGACCTTCTTTCTGAATTTATCCAAAATAATCCTTAG